TATGTCAAATTATAACACCCGATTAAAGACGGTGGCGCTGGATCAGGATATGGAACTTATACTGATATCGGCTCTCCGGTATGCGATAGGGAGAGCTACGTATATGCCGGAAACGACAATGAATTTTGTACGTCCCCTACTCCCTCACATGACATTAAAATCGCTTTATGTAATTGAGAATGATTTGAAAGATGAGTTTTCAAGATGTGAACGGCTTAATTTAACGCTGCCTTATGAGGACGAGTGGATTAATTTCGCTTTGGATGTACGGAAAGAGAAAGAAAAGAAAGGAAGTTCCGGTAAATGAACAAACGGGAGATTAAAATGACGTTTCTACTGAGTTACAGCATAATGAAAGAACGTATTCTCATTCTGACGGAACGCAGGAGAGCCTATGAGGACGACTGTTACGGAATTAAGGCTGTCACCTATTCCGGCACTCCCAAAGGTAGCGACGTGGTTGATCTGTCGAACAAAGTCAGCAAATTGTTATCGTTAACAGAGGATATCGATAACGAAATCCGGGAGCTCACCGGGAAAATGGAATACATTAATACTGTGATTCATACCCGGCTAAAAAATTACCGGCTGATAAGCGTACTGGAACTCAAATACATTGACGGGCTGCAGCGAAAGCAGATCGCCCAGATTATGGACTGCAGCGTACAGAAAGTGGATAACCTGACAGCGAAAGCGATTATGGTTATCAAAATCAAAGAAACAGACTTAAAAAAGGTTTTATAACCATTTGTAACAGTTTGTAAACGTTTATAAGTTTGTATAAGTTTTTAGAACAAATTGTAAACTTATATGCTTTACAGAAACCGGAATCTGTTTTATAGTGTAATCGGTAAAAAGAAGGTTTTTAAAACTTTTTCCAGCTTTTTACCTTTCCTCTCATTCCGAGAGTCGGTTCAGGTCGCAGGAGCCGGCTCTCTTTTCATTTGTGAGGTTTAAAGGTAACAGGTGGTAACAAAATCATGTTTATCATTCTGTTACCTATCCAAACGCAGATGAATACTGGCTTTGAAGCACTTTGAACAAAAAGGCGGTAACAAAACGATTTTTCATTCTGTTACCTCATAAAGCCAGTAACCATGCGGTTTACAGTGGTTTAGGTAACATAATATATAATATTTTTTATTTATATAAATAAATAAAAGTAATATATATAATATATAGTAAATGTGTTACTAATATATATAAAGGTTTAGGCCTAAATTCTGTTACCTGTTACCTTTTACAAAGAATCCAGTAATAGCGCTGTTTGCTGGGTAACAAAACGGATTTTAGGTTTTATTTTGTTCTGTTACTTTCGTGAGTTTCTGTTACCTGGTGAAAATAATGTTATATGCTTGCAGCCGGTGCGGTAAGATACATCCCTGGGGGCAATGTCCTAAGGGCCCGAGGCCGGAACGAATTTATAAAAAGAAAGAGCGTACTGCTGTTGTCAGGTTTCGCTCGAGCGCAGCGTGGCAGCGTAAGCAGAAAGAGATACTGCAACGGGACAGATATCTGTGTAAGATGTGTCTGGCTCGTGGAGTACTGACGACTAAGAATCTTTCGGTACATCATATCATACCGATCCGGGAGAACGATAAGCTGAAGCTGGTAGATGATAACCTGATAACACTGTGTGGACGTGATCATGCTATCGTAGAGGACGACGTGAGCTTCCGGCCTGTCCTCCAGCAGCTGGTTAAATCCCCCCCGGAGAAAATTTTAAAATGAGAGGCGTTTGGGCCAAGACCGGACTGCTCACCTCACTTTACAAATATTTTTCTATTGAGAGGTTACAGAAATGAACAAAAAAGAGTCGATTTTAGAAAAAGTTAACACATTAATAACGTACGCAGTTTCTCAGGGATATGACTCCTCTTTACTTGATGATTTAATGAGTCCTCTGCTTACCCAGGTAAACAGTTTTTATAATTTAGACTTATCCGGTATGCTTGAAAACTGTATCAAGGCTTTGACTCATGCTCAAATCCGAACGGGGATAATCTATAAAGGTGGTTACACAGTTCCTTACTCATTGGACGGGGCGCCGTCCGGTTATTCTGATATAACAGATCTGTTTAATTTTGAGGCCGATTTGATGAATACCAGCGGCGCCACTTTTACGGCAAGCATTTCAGAGAGTACGGACGCTATTACCGGGGAACAATTTTATATCAGTTCGCTGGTTGACTCCTGGATCAGTTCCGCAGCCGGTGCTGTACAAAGTGTACCTGGTTCTTTGAAATCGATAGCTTCTTTCAGTAATTCTTTGGGGCTGGGCGCTACCTTAAAGAATTTGCTGGAACCGTCCGACGTGGAAAGCGTTCCTAAGCTGGAAGATATAGCCGAGGATATTTACAATACCCGTAAGTATCTTTTGCTTATCAACACTATGGAGCTGGGTGTGTATATTCCCACTAATTTCAGGAGCTGAAAATGGCCAAAGCGAATATGAGTGTAAAAGTAACATCCAAAATGATGAGCGCTAAAGACAGAAAACTCCGGGAGACGGTGGAGGACTCTTTAAAAGGGAAACCGATATCCAGACGGGCGCCGAGAAACCTTACTGCCCCTCAGGCTAAGGTTTACCGGTGGCTGTTAAAGCAAATGGATCCGTCCGGTATGTTATCGGAATTGGACGTGAAAACGCTATCCAATGCAGCTATTATTATTACCCGGTTGGAACAAATCGACGATATGATTAACGCAAAACCGGAAAACCTGTACGACAGGCTTCT
The genomic region above belongs to Elusimicrobiaceae bacterium and contains:
- a CDS encoding HNH endonuclease gives rise to the protein MCLARGVLTTKNLSVHHIIPIRENDKLKLVDDNLITLCGRDHAIVEDDVSFRPVLQQLVKSPPEKILK
- a CDS encoding P27 family phage terminase small subunit produces the protein MAKANMSVKVTSKMMSAKDRKLRETVEDSLKGKPISRRAPRNLTAPQAKVYRWLLKQMDPSGMLSELDVKTLSNAAIIITRLEQIDDMINAKPENLYDRLLLSARKEYFAQYLQVCRELCLSPSARAKMGTLAVNKSKLETDPLLKILGGDKT